Proteins from one Juglans microcarpa x Juglans regia isolate MS1-56 chromosome 1S, Jm3101_v1.0, whole genome shotgun sequence genomic window:
- the LOC121246570 gene encoding protein CURVATURE THYLAKOID 1D, chloroplastic — protein MELCTTARAISVIPKYSSRLSSTTPTRLLRSKPSLPLRPTLLTRSCRGLHSRLVFTSLLPRATSSSEETSSGANPYAGGEFDSTITLEDVPPAEKKTFNETVAGEVPKEESLADEQTESFEILDKLNIKFDSDEMNIILLYGGGALVALWFASAIVGAIDSIPLFPKLMEVVGLGYTLWFSYRYLIFKKNREELAAKIEEFNREVLGLNDE, from the exons ATGGAGCTCTGTACCACAGCACGAGCTATCTCAGTTATTCCCAAGTATTCCAGCAGGCTCTCTTCTACAACCCCTACCCGCCTCCTCCGCTCCAAACCCTCTCTCCCTCTGAGACCAACCCTACTCACTCGCTCTTGCAGGGGCCTTCACTCCC GGTTGGTTTTTACTAGTCTATTGCCCAGAGCAACATCATCATCAGAAGAAACATCAAGTGGAGCAAATCCGTACGCTGGTGGAGAATTCGATAGTACGATAACCCTTGAAGATGTTCCACCAGCTGAGAAGAAGACATTTAATGAAACTGTAGCAGGAGAAGTTCCTAAAGAAGAGTCTCTTGCGGATGAGCAAACAGAGtcatttgaaattttggatAAGCTTAATATAAAG TTTGACTCGGATGAgatgaatattattcttttatatggTGGTGGTGCCTTGGTTGCCCTGTGGTTTGCATCGGCCATTGTTGGTGCTATTGATTCTATTCCACTG TTCCCCAAGTTGATGGAAGTAGTGGGTCTTGGCTACACACTCTGGTTCAGTTATCGCTATCTGATCTTTAAG AAAAACAGGGAAGAGTTGGCTGCTAAAATTGAGGAGTTTAATCGAGAGGTTCTTGGTTTAAATGATGAGTGA